In Acidobacteriota bacterium, the DNA window CGATTCCGGGCATCCTGCGCGCGGCCCGCGGGATCATCGGAACGATCTTGCGGCTCCGCAACAATCGATGAGCGTCGTGAAAAAGGTTGGAGGTTGGAGGTTTGAGGTTGGAGGTGTTCTCGAGAAAAGCGCGCCCTCGCGATCAAAACAATCACCGGGAGGGCAAAGCTCCTGCTGATCCGCACCGTTGCGTTCCACTCGAATGCAACGTTAGACCGGGAGGGCGAGCCTCCGGCGAGCCGCAGCTGGCGGGATCGATGGGTGACGCCAACCCCGCACGGATCGTTGCGGGTTTCAGGTTCGGTTCTGAGGATCGCGGCTCGCCGGAGGCTCGCCCTCCCGCTCGGGGTGTTTGGTCCGGCGAGATCGGTGCTCGTCGCCCCGGTTCCTGAATCACACCGGGCGTCATAGACTCTCGCTTCGATGACCAGCCGAACGCCCGCCGACATGAGCATCCTCTGCATCTCGAGCTTCTTCAAGGGGAACCGGTTTCTGCAGACCTGCAAGGAGCTCGGATGCAGGACCTACCTCTTGACGGTCGAAAAGAAACTGCAGGAGCCCTGGGCGCGGGAGTACCTCGACGACATCTGGGGGCTGCCGGACTTCGAGAATCGGGACGCGCTCGCCCGAAGCGTCGCATGGCTCTTCCGCGAGCACGACTTCGACCGGCTCGCTCCCCTGGACGACTTCGACGTCGAGCGCGTGGCATGGCTGAGGGAGTACTTCCGGATCCCCGGTATGGGTGAGACCACCGCACGCTACTTCCGCGACAAGCTCGCCATGCGATCCCGCGCACGCGATCGCGGCATTCCGATCCCGCGATTCGCCGCGATGACCAACCACGCGAGAATCTCCCGCTTTCTGGAATCGGTTCCTCCGCCGTGGCTCATCAAGCCGCGATCGGAAGCCTCGGCAATCGGAATCCGCAAAGTCGGCAGCGCCGAGGAGGCATGGAAAGTCATCGATGTACTCGGCGACGAGCAGTCCCGCTACCTCATCGAAGAGATGCTTCCCGGGTCGATTTACCACGTCGATTCGATCGTATGGGAGCGGGAGGTCGTCTTCGCCGAGGCGAGCCGTTACTGGACTCCCCCCTTCGAGATCATGCACGGGGGCGGAGTCTTCGCGACGACGACGATGGATCGTGCGGACGCGCTGACCCGCTCGCTCCTCGAGCACAACCGTAAGGTTGCCCGCGAGCTCGGCTTCGTTCGAGGTGTTCTTCACACAGAGTTTTTGAAGAAGCCGGACGACGACACCTTCTACTTCGTCGAAACAGCAGCAAGAGTCGGCGGAGCAAACATCGCCGAGCTCGTCGAGGCTGCGACCGGAGTCAACCTGTGGGCAGAATGGGCAAAGATCGAGATCGCCCAGGATGAGCTTCCCTACCAGCCGCCCGTGTCCGAGCGTAATTACGCAGCGCTGGTCGTCTCGCTCGCCAAGGACGAGCGGCCCGATACTTCATCGTTCGACGACCCGGAGATCTGGTTCCGCCTCGACAAGAAGAATCATGTCGGTTTCGTTCTGAAATCGACCTCGAGGGAGAGAGTCGAGAGCCTGCTCGAAGACTACGTAAGGAGAATCCACGAGCAGCATCAGATGTCACTCCCGCCGCCAGCTTCGGCAACTGACTGAGGGTGCCGGGCTTTTCGCCCCTGCACCCTCGATTTCTCCTGCTACCGGAACCCTGCTTACTCGACGTGAATCCGGTTGACGACGCGCTTCACACCTTCGACGTCATTCGCGGCGTCCGCAATCAGGCGAGCCTGACTCCTGCTCTCCGCGTGACCGTCGAGATAGACGACTCCATCATCGACGTCGACTTCCACGGCGAAGGTCTTTTCCGGAACGTCTTCAGCGATCTTCGCTCTCACCTCGGCTTCGATCGCTTCGTCGTCCCACTGTGCCGGCGTCACCTGGTTCAGCGACGTGCATGCGGTGGCCACGAAGAAAACGCTCAGCACGAGTGCTGCAATGGTCATTTTTTTCATGTCGATCTCCTCATTCTGCCGGACCTCCATGGTCACCGGCGTTATTAGGAGATAGCAAGGGGTATACCCGTCCCCTACGCATCGTGCCGCGTCATTCGGACCACCCCGCCCGTCTCGGTTTCCAGGTAGTCCGAGAGGGCCTTGTTCGGCAGATCCAGCTCGACGAGCCTCCGGACTTCGGTCTCCGAAGCAGCCTCGAGCCGGCTGTCGAAGGCGGCCAGAGCCCGATCGACGGTACGCTGGTAATGGCCCGCGATCGTTTCCGAAAGCACCGCCTTCGGATTGACCTGATGCGTGATCGCCAGGGCATCGGCCGCGACGAAATAGACCTCGGTTTTCCGATCGGTGAGCCACTGCAGCGCCGAGACAAGCGTGATCAGATGCCACTCGCGAAGCGAGCGCCAGACCTTCGAGATCCCAGCGTTCCGGCCGCCTTCCGGCTTGAGAACGTTCG includes these proteins:
- a CDS encoding ATP-grasp domain-containing protein, producing the protein MSILCISSFFKGNRFLQTCKELGCRTYLLTVEKKLQEPWAREYLDDIWGLPDFENRDALARSVAWLFREHDFDRLAPLDDFDVERVAWLREYFRIPGMGETTARYFRDKLAMRSRARDRGIPIPRFAAMTNHARISRFLESVPPPWLIKPRSEASAIGIRKVGSAEEAWKVIDVLGDEQSRYLIEEMLPGSIYHVDSIVWEREVVFAEASRYWTPPFEIMHGGGVFATTTMDRADALTRSLLEHNRKVARELGFVRGVLHTEFLKKPDDDTFYFVETAARVGGANIAELVEAATGVNLWAEWAKIEIAQDELPYQPPVSERNYAALVVSLAKDERPDTSSFDDPEIWFRLDKKNHVGFVLKSTSRERVESLLEDYVRRIHEQHQMSLPPPASATD
- a CDS encoding BON domain-containing protein translates to MKKMTIAALVLSVFFVATACTSLNQVTPAQWDDEAIEAEVRAKIAEDVPEKTFAVEVDVDDGVVYLDGHAESRSQARLIADAANDVEGVKRVVNRIHVE